The Pyrus communis chromosome 14, drPyrComm1.1, whole genome shotgun sequence sequence ACGATGTTTTTGCCCGAGTCTCCGTCATGAAGCTCCGAAACGGCGTGGTGGATCGCCTGGTGGTGATCGAGAGTCTCGGGTTTCGGGAAGATTTCCCCGCAGGCGGTGCAGGGGAAGATATCGTTTCGGAGAGGGAAACATTGGTGGGAATCGGCCGAGATATCTGATTCGGGGAGCGACCCAGGTAGGTATTTGGGGTCGGAGTCGGGTAGGACGAGGGAGACGATGGAGTGGTGGGAGGAGCGAGGTGGCGTGGAGAGGTGGGATTGGATGATGTTGGTGCAGGTGATTTTGTAGGATTTGGAGGTGAAAATGCGTTTGAGATAGGACCAGGAGGTGGAGAGGGCTTTTTGGGGTTTTAGGGTGCTGGGTTTGGAGAGGTGAGTGGAGAGTTTACGACGGTGATGAGGCTTTTTTGGGATATTGGCGGTGGCGGTGGAAGAGAAGCAGCcgaggtggaggaggaggatgatgaGAGAGAGGAACTTGTTGAAGAGGGTTGATATGTTAGCCATATTAGGGTTTTGGAAAATGAGAGCACAGTAGATGTAGTCTAGAAAGCTATAGGATATGcatggagagggagagagagagagagagagagagagagagagagagagagatatggttggggaagaaggaggaggaggagagagaaggaataGATGATCATGAAGGGTGAAGGAGATAGAGAGGGGGAGGAGGTGGGACATGGGAGCAGACCGAGCAGTGGAAGAAGAATAAAGctaaaagagagaaagagtagGTGGAA is a genomic window containing:
- the LOC137716027 gene encoding uncharacterized protein, which translates into the protein MSHLLPLSISFTLHDHLFLLSPPPPSSPTISLSLSLSLSLSLSPSPCISYSFLDYIYCALIFQNPNMANISTLFNKFLSLIILLLHLGCFSSTATANIPKKPHHRRKLSTHLSKPSTLKPQKALSTSWSYLKRIFTSKSYKITCTNIIQSHLSTPPRSSHHSIVSLVLPDSDPKYLPGSLPESDISADSHQCFPLRNDIFPCTACGEIFPKPETLDHHQAIHHAVSELHDGDSGKNIVRIIFKTGWTDTRKAPEIHRILKIHNSGKILARFEEYRELVKSKAARNGTVRRRDERCIADGNELLRFHCSTFVCDLGLNGNSGICNHEHCSVCGIIKSGFSPKLDGISTLSSSSRAHVAIPEDIEEEFQFMNVKRAMLVCRVVAGRVGCDTMEDIDDVDKEGGGFDSVVGRGGSGVHTRVDEEELLVFNPRAVLPCFVIIYTM